The proteins below are encoded in one region of Puntigrus tetrazona isolate hp1 chromosome 5, ASM1883169v1, whole genome shotgun sequence:
- the tmem248 gene encoding transmembrane protein 248, with protein MVLLLNPLENLKTYISNRPPLVIFMVSVSAVAIAFLTIGYFFKIKEIKSPEMTEDWNTFLLRFNELDFCISENETLKHSLNESITPESTVTSSQTRSSTQSPPLLEDPGPINISVPITLTLDPLRPFGGYSRNITHLYASVLGQQVGLAGREAHEEMNITFTLPVAWNSDECVLHGRCEQMVFSTCMTITAASNVFPVTVQPPHCVPETYSNATSWYKIFTTARDSDTKYTQEYNPFWCYKGAIGKVYHTLNPKLTVIVPDDDRSLINLHLMHTSYFLFVMVITMFCYAVIKGRPGKVRQNNPDFCPEKVALSAG; from the exons ATG GTGTTATTGTTGAATCCACTGGAGAATCTAAAGACCTACATAAGTAACCGTCCACCGCTGGTCATTTTTATGGTCAGCGTCAGCGCTGTGGCCATCGCTTTCCTCACTATAGGATACTTCTTTAAGATTAAGGAAATCAAATCTCCTGAAATGACTGAG GATTGGAACACGTTCCTCCTTCGATTCAATGAGCTTGACTTTTGCATCTCAGAAAACGAGACCCTCAAACACAGCTTGAACGAGTCCATCACTCCAGAGAGCACAGTGACCAGCAGTCAAACGCGATCCAGCACCCAGTCCCCTCCCCTGTTAGAGGACCCCGGGCCGATCAACATCTCTGTGCCCATCACATTGACCCTGGATCCGCTGAGGCCGTTTGGGGGCTACTCGCGCAATATTACTCACCTCTATGCCAGTGTGCTTGGGCAGCAAGTTGGCCTTGCTG GCAGAGAGGCCCATGAAGAGATGAACATCACATTCACTCTGCCGGTAGCCTGGAACTCAGATGAGTGCGTTCTGCATGGTCGTTGTGAGCAAATGGTCTTCAGCACCTGTATGACCATCACAGCAGCTAGTAATGTCTTCCCAGTCACAGT GCAGCCGCCTCACTGTGTCCCAGAGACCTACAGCAATGCCACATCCTGGTACAAGATTTTCACCACAGCACGAGACTCAGACACTAAGTACACACAGGAGTACAACCCGTTCTGGTGTTACAAAGGTGCCATTGGGAAGGTGTATCACACACTCAATCCCAAGCTCACTGTCATCGTTCCAGAT GACGATCGCTCTCTCATTAACCTGCACCTCATGCACACCagctacttcctgtttgtgaTGGTCATCACAATGTTCTGCTATGCAGTCATCAAGGGCAGGCCTGGCAAAGTTCGACAGAACAACCCAGATTTCTGTCCAGAAAAG GTGGCCTTGTCTGCGGGATAA
- the rad51d gene encoding DNA repair protein RAD51 homolog 4 has translation MVILRDGICPGMNEEFIKALHSEDIRTVEDFVSCNPEELAQKCSLSYKALVAVRRVLLAQYTAFPISGADLYEELLSTTAILSTGNPSLDHLLDSGLYTGEITELTGSPGSGKTQVCFSVAVNISHQLKQTVFYIDTKSCVCANRLLQMLQTKTPNVEEQMEALKKIKVFRVFDVFSLLECLQNLRSNGLQKACVGGGSVKALMVDSVSAVLSSMLGGKQNEGMSLLMQVAGELKMIAKDFNVAVLVTNHVTKDGNGHLKAGLGQSWSHVPRTRVLLQRMKDAEASSLRTATLTKSSRQGCHLVEEFDLCHWSEERRTSISGKRKLEERSKP, from the exons ATGGTGATCTTGAGAGACGGGATCTGCCCTGGAATGAACGAGGAATTCATTAAAGCCTTACATTCAGAGGATATCAGAACAG TTGAAGACTTTGTCTCATGTAACCCCGAAGAACTTGCACAAAAGTGTTCATTGTCTTACAAG GCTCTAGTAGCTGTTCGACGCGTGCTCCTGGCTCAGTACACAGCTTTTCCCATCTCTGGAGCTGATCTGTATGAGGAACTCTTGAGCACCACCGCAATTTTGTCCACTGGCAATCCCAG TTTGGATCATCTGTTGGATTCCGGGCTCTACACAGGGGAAATAACTGAGCTGACAGGAAGTCCAGGGAGCGGGAAAACACAG GTGTGTTTTAGTGTTGCGGTTAATATATCCCACCAGTTGAAGCAGACTGTGTTTTACATTGACACAAAGAGTTGTGTGTGCGCAAACCGACTGCTTCAGATGCTACAAACAAAGACCCCTAATGTGGAGGAGCAG ATGGAGGCACTTAAAAAGATCAAGGTGTTCAGGGTATTTGATGTCTTCTCTTTGCTCGAGTGTCTTCAGAATCTCCGATCAAATGGCCTTCAGAAG GCGTGCGTCGGAGGTGGTTCAGTCAAAGCGCTGATGGTGGATTCAGTCTCTGCTGTGCTGTCATCCATGCTCGGAGGGAAACAGAACGAGG GTATGTCCTTGCTGATGCAAGTTGCAGGGGAGCTGAAGATGATCGCTAAAGACTTCAACGTTGCCGTACTG GTGACAAACCATGTGACCAAAGATGGTAATGGGCATTTGAAGGCTGGACTGGGACAATCATGGAGTCATGTGCCACGCACACGTGTGCTCCTGCAGAGAATGAAGGACGCAGAGGCTTCATCCTTAAGGACTGCGACTCTGACTAAATCATCACGACAG GGTTGTCATCTGGTAGAGGAGTTTGATCTTTGTCACTGGTCTGAAGAGAGGAGAACCTCCATTTCAGGCAAGAGGAAACTAGAGGAAAGAAGTAAaccttga